One region of Pseudomonas sp. ABC1 genomic DNA includes:
- a CDS encoding ribonucleoside-diphosphate reductase subunit alpha — MHSDPSRENPLATGGALDDVAATAPGLLRVIKRNGTVVAYTDDKITVAITKAFLAVEGGNAAASSRIHDTVQRLTEQVTTTFKRRMPSGGTIHIEEIQDQVELALMRAGEQKVARDYVLYREARSQERKRATESGQNSVAQPHPSIRIARADGSVTPLDMARLATIIADACEGLAEVDGAQIERETLKNLYDGVAEKDVNTALVMTARTLVEREPNYSYVTARLLMDTLRAEALSFLNVAESATHHEMADLYGKALAAYVEAGVEFELLDPKLKDYDLAKLGAAINHERDQQFTYLGLQTLYDRYFIHKDGVRFELPQIFFMRVAMGLAIEEEQKEERAIEFYNLLSSFDYMASTPTLFNAGTLRPQLSSCYLTTVPDDLGGIYDAIRDNALLSKFAGGLGNDWTPVRALGAYIKGTNGKSQGVVPFLKVVNDTAVAVNQGGKRKGAVCAYLETWHLDIEEFLELRKNTGDDRRRTHDMNTANWVPDLFMKRVFDDGSWTLFSPSDVPDLHDLTGKAFEERYEYYEELTKYGKIKLFKTIAAKDLWRKMLSMLFETGHPWITFKDPCNLRSPQQHVGVVHSSNLCTEITLNTNKDEIAVCNLGSINLPNHIRDGKLDTAKLERTVRTAVRMLDNVIDINYYSVPQARNSNIKHRPVGLGIMGFQDALYLQHIAYGSDAAIEFADHSMEAVSYYAIQASCDLADERGAYQTFDGSLWSQGILPLDSQQILIESRGQKYIDVDLNATLDWAPVRERVKKGIRNSNIMAIAPTATIANITGVSQSIEPTYQNLYVKSNLSGEFTVINPYLVRDLKARDLWDPVMVNDLKYYDGSVQQIERIPQDLKDIYATAFEVETKWIVDAASRRQKWIDQAQSLNLYIAGASGKKLDVTYRMAWYRGLKTTYYLRALAATSTEKSTINTGKLNAVSSGGDTVQAAPAAAPQPAPVPLACSIDNPDCEACQ; from the coding sequence CGCCATCACCAAGGCTTTTCTCGCGGTGGAAGGCGGCAACGCCGCTGCCTCGTCGCGTATCCACGACACCGTGCAGCGCCTGACCGAGCAGGTCACCACGACCTTCAAACGTCGCATGCCTTCGGGCGGCACCATCCATATCGAAGAAATCCAGGACCAGGTCGAACTGGCCCTGATGCGTGCCGGCGAGCAGAAAGTCGCCCGCGACTACGTGCTCTACCGCGAAGCCCGCTCGCAGGAGCGTAAGCGCGCGACCGAGAGCGGCCAGAACAGCGTCGCCCAACCGCACCCGAGCATTCGTATCGCCCGTGCCGATGGCTCGGTCACGCCGCTGGACATGGCTCGCCTGGCCACCATCATCGCCGACGCCTGCGAAGGCCTGGCCGAAGTCGACGGTGCACAGATCGAACGTGAAACACTGAAGAACCTGTACGACGGTGTGGCCGAGAAAGACGTCAATACCGCCCTGGTGATGACCGCCCGTACCCTGGTCGAACGCGAGCCGAACTACAGCTACGTCACCGCGCGCCTGCTGATGGACACCCTGCGCGCCGAAGCGCTGTCGTTCCTCAACGTCGCCGAAAGCGCCACGCACCATGAAATGGCCGACCTCTACGGCAAGGCCCTGGCGGCCTATGTAGAAGCAGGCGTCGAGTTCGAGCTGCTCGATCCCAAGCTCAAGGACTACGACCTGGCCAAGCTGGGCGCAGCGATCAACCACGAGCGCGACCAGCAATTCACCTACCTCGGCCTGCAGACCCTCTACGACCGCTATTTCATCCACAAGGACGGCGTGCGTTTCGAACTGCCACAGATCTTCTTCATGCGCGTGGCCATGGGCCTCGCCATCGAGGAAGAACAGAAAGAAGAGCGTGCGATCGAGTTCTACAACCTGCTCTCCTCGTTCGACTACATGGCCTCGACGCCGACCCTGTTCAACGCCGGCACCCTGCGCCCGCAACTGTCCTCGTGCTACCTGACCACGGTGCCGGACGACCTGGGCGGCATCTACGACGCCATCCGCGACAACGCCCTGCTGTCCAAATTCGCCGGCGGCCTGGGTAACGACTGGACCCCGGTACGCGCCCTCGGCGCCTATATCAAGGGCACCAACGGCAAGTCCCAGGGCGTAGTGCCTTTCCTCAAGGTGGTCAACGACACCGCCGTCGCGGTCAACCAGGGCGGCAAGCGCAAGGGCGCGGTCTGCGCCTACCTGGAAACCTGGCACCTGGACATCGAGGAATTCCTCGAGCTGCGCAAGAACACCGGCGACGACCGCCGCCGCACCCACGACATGAACACCGCCAACTGGGTGCCCGACCTGTTCATGAAGCGCGTCTTCGACGACGGCTCCTGGACCCTCTTCTCGCCGAGCGACGTGCCGGACCTGCACGACCTGACCGGCAAGGCCTTCGAGGAGCGCTACGAGTACTACGAAGAGTTGACCAAGTACGGCAAGATCAAGCTGTTCAAGACCATCGCCGCCAAGGACCTGTGGCGCAAGATGCTCTCCATGCTGTTCGAGACCGGCCACCCATGGATCACCTTCAAGGACCCGTGCAACCTGCGCAGCCCGCAGCAACACGTCGGCGTGGTACACAGCTCGAACCTGTGCACCGAGATCACCCTGAACACCAACAAGGACGAGATTGCCGTCTGCAACCTGGGCTCGATCAACCTGCCGAACCACATCCGCGACGGCAAGCTGGACACCGCCAAGCTGGAGCGCACCGTGCGCACCGCCGTGCGCATGCTCGACAACGTCATCGACATCAACTACTACAGCGTGCCCCAGGCGCGTAACTCCAACATCAAGCACCGCCCGGTGGGCCTGGGCATCATGGGCTTCCAGGATGCGCTGTACCTGCAGCACATCGCCTATGGTTCCGACGCCGCCATCGAGTTCGCCGACCACTCCATGGAGGCCGTCAGCTACTACGCGATCCAGGCCTCCTGCGATCTGGCCGACGAGCGCGGCGCCTACCAGACCTTCGACGGTTCGCTGTGGAGCCAGGGCATCCTGCCGCTGGACTCGCAGCAGATCCTCATCGAGTCGCGTGGCCAGAAGTACATCGACGTGGACCTGAACGCCACGCTGGACTGGGCACCGGTGCGCGAGCGCGTGAAGAAAGGCATCCGCAACTCGAACATCATGGCCATCGCCCCGACCGCGACCATCGCCAACATTACCGGCGTCTCGCAGTCGATCGAGCCGACCTACCAGAACCTCTATGTGAAATCGAACCTGTCTGGCGAATTCACCGTGATCAACCCCTACCTGGTACGCGACCTCAAGGCCCGCGACCTGTGGGACCCGGTCATGGTCAACGACCTCAAGTACTACGACGGTTCGGTGCAGCAGATCGAACGTATCCCGCAAGACCTGAAGGACATCTACGCCACCGCCTTCGAAGTGGAGACCAAGTGGATCGTCGACGCCGCCAGCCGCCGCCAGAAGTGGATCGACCAGGCTCAGTCGCTGAACCTCTACATCGCCGGCGCCAGCGGCAAGAAGCTGGACGTGACCTACCGCATGGCCTGGTACCGTGGCCTGAAGACCACCTATTACCTCCGCGCCCTGGCCGCTACCAGCACCGAGAAGTCGACCATCAACACCGGCAAGCTGAACGCCGTATCCAGTGGTGGCGACACCGTACAGGCCGCACCGGCCGCTGCGCCCCAGCCGGCTCCCGTGCCGCTGGCCTGCAGCATCGACAACCCGGACTGTGAAGCCTGCCAATAA
- a CDS encoding ribonucleotide-diphosphate reductase subunit beta, producing the protein MLSWDEFDKDDETVAVAAKAQPTATATEQQDEQAAGSVQEARAVAADDSEAVARAKAALNELDIQEGLDELEGESARVQVGDKQMINARADLNQLVPFKYEWAWQKYLDGCANHWMPQEVNMTADIALWKSADGLTEDERRIVKRNLGFFSTADSLVANNLVLAVYRLITNPECRQYILRQAFEEAIHTHAYQYCIESLGMDEGEIFNMYHEIPSVAKKASWGLKYTRSISDPKFETGTPDTDRQFLRNLIAYYCVLEGIFFYCGFTQILSMGRRNKMTGTAEQFQYILRDESMHLNFGIDMINQIKIENPHLWDAQMKDDATQMILQGTQLEIEYARDTMPRGVLGMNAAMMEDYLKFIANRRLTQIGLKEEYPGTTNPFPWMSEIMDLKKEKNFFETRVIEYQTGGALSWD; encoded by the coding sequence ATGCTGAGCTGGGACGAATTCGACAAAGATGACGAAACCGTTGCGGTCGCTGCCAAGGCGCAGCCCACCGCCACTGCAACCGAGCAACAGGACGAGCAGGCCGCCGGCTCCGTGCAGGAAGCCCGCGCTGTCGCCGCCGACGACTCCGAAGCCGTGGCCCGTGCCAAGGCCGCGCTGAACGAGCTGGACATCCAGGAAGGCCTGGACGAACTGGAGGGCGAATCCGCCCGCGTACAGGTCGGCGACAAGCAGATGATCAATGCCCGCGCCGACCTCAACCAACTGGTGCCGTTCAAGTACGAATGGGCCTGGCAGAAGTACCTGGATGGCTGCGCCAACCACTGGATGCCGCAGGAAGTGAACATGACGGCGGACATCGCACTGTGGAAGAGTGCCGATGGCCTGACCGAGGACGAGCGCCGCATCGTCAAGCGCAACCTGGGCTTCTTCTCCACCGCCGACTCGCTGGTAGCCAACAACCTGGTGCTGGCGGTCTATCGCCTGATCACCAACCCGGAGTGCCGCCAGTACATCCTGCGCCAGGCCTTCGAGGAGGCCATCCACACCCACGCCTACCAGTACTGCATCGAATCACTGGGCATGGACGAGGGCGAAATCTTCAACATGTACCACGAGATCCCCAGCGTCGCGAAAAAGGCATCCTGGGGCCTCAAGTACACCCGCTCCATCTCCGATCCCAAGTTCGAGACCGGCACGCCGGACACGGACCGCCAGTTCCTGCGCAACCTGATCGCCTACTACTGTGTACTGGAAGGCATCTTCTTCTACTGCGGCTTCACCCAGATCCTCTCCATGGGCCGCCGCAACAAGATGACCGGCACCGCCGAGCAGTTCCAGTACATCCTGCGCGACGAATCCATGCACCTGAACTTCGGCATCGACATGATCAACCAGATCAAGATCGAGAACCCGCACCTGTGGGACGCGCAGATGAAGGACGATGCCACGCAGATGATCCTGCAGGGCACCCAACTGGAAATCGAATACGCCCGCGACACCATGCCCCGCGGCGTCCTGGGCATGAACGCGGCGATGATGGAGGACTACCTCAAGTTCATCGCCAACCGCCGCCTGACCCAGATCGGCCTCAAGGAAGAATACCCGGGCACCACCAACCCCTTCCCCTGGATGAGCGAGATCATGGATCTGAAGAAAGAGAAGAACTTCTTCGAAACCCGCGTGATCGAGTACCAGACAGGGGGCGCGCTGAGCTGGGATTGA